A region of the Plasmodium vinckei vinckei genome assembly, chromosome: PVVCY_11 genome:
TGTAAATTTAGAACATCCCTTAGCTGGTTCATTCTTAGTATCTGAAGCAACATATCCtcttttaatttctttGACTGATACGTTTTTAACGTTAAATCCAATGTTATCTCCTGGTCTGGCTTCTTCTAAAACTTCTTTGTGCATTTCAACTGATTTACATTCCGAAACAACTGCAGATGGAGCAAAGTTTAATACCATACCTGCTTTTAAAATACCAGTTTCAACACGACCTACAGGGACAGTACCAATACCACCAATTTTGTATACACCTTGTAATGGAATTCTTAATGGTTTGTCATAAGGCCTCTTTGGTGGTTCCATAGTATCCAAGGCTTCAATAAGGGTTCTTCCCTTATACCATGGGGTTTTATCTGATTTTTCAATTAAGTTATCACCTTCGAAACCGGATATTGGGATAAAGTCAACTTTATCGGCTTGATATCCTACTTTCTTTAAGTAATCCTTAACTTCTTTCTTGATTTCTTCATAACGATCTTCTGAATATTTAACTGTATCCATCTTGTTAACACCAACAACAATTTGTTTAACTCCTAAAGTAAAGGCTAATAAAGCGTGTTCTTTAGTTTGACCTTCTTTGGAGAAAGCACCTTCGAAACCACCAACTTCAGCTGGAACAACCAATAATGCAACATCAGCTTGGGAAGTACCAgtaatcatatttttaataaaatctTTGTGACCTGGTGCATCAATAACTGTAAAGAAATATCTTGGGGTTTCAAATTTCCATAAAGCAATATCAATGGTGATACCTCTTTCTCTTTCGGCTTTAAGTTTATCTAAAACCCATGCATATTT
Encoded here:
- a CDS encoding elongation factor 1-alpha, putative — translated: MGKEKTHINLVVIGHVDSGKSTTTGHIIYKLGGIDRRTIEKFEKESAEMGKGSFKYAWVLDKLKAERERGITIDIALWKFETPRYFFTVIDAPGHKDFIKNMITGTSQADVALLVVPAEVGGFEGAFSKEGQTKEHALLAFTLGVKQIVVGVNKMDTVKYSEDRYEEIKKEVKDYLKKVGYQADKVDFIPISGFEGDNLIEKSDKTPWYKGRTLIEALDTMEPPKRPYDKPLRIPLQGVYKIGGIGTVPVGRVETGILKAGMVLNFAPSAVVSECKSVEMHKEVLEEARPGDNIGFNVKNVSVKEIKRGYVASDTKNEPAKGCSKFTAQVIILNHPGEIKNGYTPVLDCHTSHISCKFLNIDSKIDKRSGKVVEENPKAIKSGDSALVTLEPKKPMVVETFTEYPPLGRFAIRDMRQTIAVGIIKSVEKKEPGAVSAKAPAKK